From Deferrisoma camini S3R1, the proteins below share one genomic window:
- a CDS encoding ABC transporter permease: MTQPPHVGPWKTLWRRLRRNRQAVAGLAIVLTLAAVAVLHPWIAPYDPAQVDVRHILEPPSVRHWFGTDELGRDVFSRLVYGAPISLLVGFVAVGISVGIGTVLGCTAGYYGGWWDSLVMRFVDLMQSIPTFFLILSAIAFLKPSIWLIMVIIGATGWMGVCRLVRAEVLSLKGREFVLAARVQGAGDLRILFFHLLPNALVPVLVSATLGIAGAILVESSLSFLGLGVQPPQPSWGNMLAQARDNLASGWWVTVFPGMAIFLTVLGYNLLGEGLRDALDPKIND, translated from the coding sequence ATGACCCAGCCCCCCCACGTAGGCCCCTGGAAGACCCTGTGGCGCCGCCTGCGCCGGAACCGGCAGGCCGTGGCCGGGCTGGCGATCGTGCTGACCCTGGCGGCGGTGGCCGTGCTCCACCCGTGGATCGCGCCGTACGACCCGGCCCAGGTGGACGTCCGCCACATCCTGGAGCCGCCGAGCGTCCGCCACTGGTTCGGCACCGACGAGCTGGGCCGGGACGTGTTCTCCCGCCTGGTGTACGGGGCTCCCATCAGCCTTCTGGTGGGGTTCGTGGCGGTGGGGATCTCGGTGGGCATCGGCACGGTGCTGGGGTGCACGGCCGGCTACTACGGGGGCTGGTGGGACAGCCTCGTGATGCGGTTCGTGGACCTGATGCAGTCCATCCCCACGTTCTTCCTGATCCTCTCGGCCATCGCGTTCCTGAAGCCGTCGATCTGGCTGATCATGGTGATCATCGGTGCCACCGGCTGGATGGGGGTGTGCCGGCTGGTCCGGGCCGAGGTGCTCAGCCTGAAGGGGCGGGAGTTCGTGCTGGCGGCCCGGGTCCAGGGGGCGGGGGACCTGCGCATCCTGTTCTTTCACCTGCTGCCCAACGCCCTGGTGCCGGTGCTGGTGTCGGCCACCCTGGGGATCGCCGGGGCCATCCTGGTAGAGTCGAGCCTGTCGTTCCTGGGATTGGGGGTGCAGCCGCCCCAGCCGTCGTGGGGGAACATGCTGGCCCAGGCCCGGGACAACCTGGCCAGCGGGTGGTGGGTCACCGTGTTCCCGGGCATGGCGATCTTTCTGACGGTGTTGGGTTACAATCTCCTGGGCGAGGGGCTGCGGGACGCCCTGGACCCCAAGATCAACGACTGA
- a CDS encoding IS110 family RNA-guided transposase codes for MAKTPKTFVGIDVSKNSLHVAVRPDGTRWSVPNTEDGIAELLNRLKALAPTRVVLEASGGYEATVTAELLAAGLPASVINPRHSRHFAQATGRLAKTDRVDADVLALFGEAIMPPVTQLPDEATQELLALVNRRRQIVAMITAESNRLATASERIRPGIRAHLEWLRSQRNGLDKQLRSALRACESWRELDRLLQSVPGVGPVMSATVIAKLPEIGTLDRRQIASLTGVAPFSRDSGQYRGSRSVWGGRGGVRHVLYMATLSAIRHNPDIRQFYQRLLAAGKKPKVALTACMRKLITILNAIVRDRTPWQPRAAVPA; via the coding sequence ATGGCCAAAACCCCCAAGACCTTCGTTGGTATCGACGTCTCCAAGAATTCCCTCCACGTCGCCGTCAGGCCCGACGGAACCCGTTGGTCCGTCCCCAACACCGAAGACGGTATCGCCGAACTCCTCAACCGCCTAAAGGCCCTGGCGCCAACCCGGGTGGTCCTCGAAGCCTCCGGCGGCTACGAAGCCACCGTCACCGCCGAGCTTCTCGCCGCCGGGTTGCCAGCCTCGGTCATCAACCCTCGTCACAGTCGACACTTCGCCCAAGCCACCGGACGCCTCGCCAAAACCGACCGCGTCGACGCCGACGTGCTTGCTCTGTTCGGTGAAGCCATCATGCCCCCCGTGACCCAGCTTCCCGACGAGGCCACCCAGGAACTCCTGGCCTTGGTCAACCGCCGACGCCAAATCGTCGCCATGATCACAGCCGAGAGCAACCGGCTGGCCACCGCCTCGGAGCGCATACGCCCCGGCATCCGCGCCCATCTCGAATGGCTCCGGTCGCAACGCAACGGCCTCGACAAACAGCTGCGTTCGGCCCTTCGCGCCTGCGAGAGCTGGAGAGAACTCGATAGGCTCCTGCAGTCCGTCCCCGGGGTGGGGCCCGTGATGTCCGCCACGGTCATTGCCAAACTACCAGAGATCGGCACCCTCGACCGGCGCCAGATCGCGAGTCTCACAGGGGTTGCACCGTTTAGCCGCGATAGCGGTCAATACCGCGGAAGCCGAAGTGTTTGGGGCGGTCGAGGCGGCGTGCGTCACGTTCTCTACATGGCCACCCTGTCAGCAATCCGGCACAACCCGGACATTCGGCAGTTTTACCAGCGGCTTCTCGCCGCAGGGAAGAAGCCCAAAGTCGCGCTCACGGCCTGCATGCGCAAACTTATCACGATCCTAAACGCGATCGTCCGGGACAGGACTCCCTGGCAGCCCCGGGCCGCGGTTCCGGCTTGA